In the Pseudomonas sp. DTU_2021_1001937_2_SI_NGA_ILE_001 genome, one interval contains:
- a CDS encoding OprD family porin, translating into MFDSRFKCAVAATVGFCASGTAQAQFFDDSHLTLGLRNFYVDRDFKQADAPKSRTGSWSQGFDLQFKSGYTDTPIQFGLDLGTDFAYRLDGGKGRSPDGVLPVETDGSPVRDYGRANVAAKLRYSKTELRIGDQQPNLPVVSYDPTRQLITRYQGAVLESREVKDLTLTAGRLWGITGRESSNSEELYLWGDTPAQSSDGLNFAGATYAFTPQLSGSYFYAQLEDIYRQHYLGLAHKMPLGGGFTLKTDVRYYNTEEEGKALSGRVDNRTYGVMFSLNKGGHTFGAGYQRMLGLDTFPTFNDYAPAPYLINWSALGFVKPGERSWQVRYDYDFAALGVPGLKWMARWMEGNDINLGRQSHETERTSILSYVVQSGALKGFGANWMNIGVSTRESSRYEENRLALTYTVNFW; encoded by the coding sequence ATGTTCGATTCGCGATTCAAATGTGCCGTGGCGGCCACCGTGGGCTTTTGCGCGTCCGGCACCGCCCAGGCGCAATTCTTCGATGACAGCCACCTGACCCTGGGGCTGCGCAACTTCTATGTGGATCGCGACTTCAAGCAGGCCGACGCGCCCAAATCGCGCACCGGCAGTTGGTCGCAGGGCTTCGACCTGCAGTTCAAGTCGGGCTACACCGACACCCCGATCCAGTTCGGCCTCGACCTGGGTACCGATTTCGCCTACCGGCTCGATGGCGGCAAGGGACGCTCGCCTGATGGCGTGCTGCCGGTTGAAACCGACGGCAGTCCGGTGCGGGACTACGGGCGCGCCAACGTGGCGGCCAAGCTGCGTTACTCCAAGACCGAGCTGCGCATCGGTGACCAACAACCGAACCTGCCGGTGGTTTCCTATGACCCCACCCGGCAGTTGATCACCCGCTACCAGGGCGCGGTGCTGGAGTCGCGCGAGGTCAAGGACCTGACCCTGACCGCCGGGCGCCTCTGGGGTATCACCGGCCGCGAGTCGTCCAACAGTGAAGAGCTGTACCTGTGGGGCGACACCCCGGCGCAATCCAGCGATGGCCTGAACTTCGCGGGCGCCACCTACGCCTTCACGCCGCAGCTATCGGGCAGCTACTTCTACGCGCAACTGGAAGACATCTACCGCCAGCACTACCTCGGCCTGGCGCACAAGATGCCACTGGGTGGCGGCTTCACACTCAAGACAGACGTGCGTTACTACAACACCGAGGAAGAGGGCAAGGCGCTGTCCGGTCGGGTCGACAACCGTACCTATGGGGTGATGTTCAGCCTCAACAAGGGCGGCCACACCTTTGGCGCGGGCTACCAGCGCATGCTCGGGCTGGACACCTTCCCGACCTTCAACGACTACGCGCCAGCGCCGTACCTGATCAACTGGTCGGCACTGGGCTTCGTCAAGCCGGGCGAGCGTTCCTGGCAGGTGCGCTACGACTACGACTTTGCGGCGCTGGGCGTGCCTGGCTTGAAATGGATGGCGCGCTGGATGGAAGGCAACGACATCAACCTGGGCCGGCAGAGCCACGAGACCGAGCGCACCTCGATTCTCAGCTATGTCGTGCAGAGCGGTGCGCTGAAGGGCTTCGGGGCCAACTGGATGAACATCGGGGTGAGTACCCGCGAGTCCAGCCGCTACGAGGAAAACCGCCTGGCGCTGACCTACACGGTGAACTTCTGGTAA
- the recD gene encoding exodeoxyribonuclease V subunit alpha, whose translation MSRTLAHLLPTPLQADGLSHLAPLARVDDLLSLLDRWTERGWLRALDRAFVAFLASLDPSADPRVLLAAALTSHQLGHGHVCLDLFETLDKPDFALSLPPEGDLQSSPMLLPSQLLGGLDGAAWCQVLADSPLVAAAQTPDPEQQRRPLVLAERRLYLRRYWNYERRIDAVLHRRLGQAQEPPADLRQRLDTLFGQPAEQIDWQKLACALATRRAFSIITGGPGTGKTTTVVRLLALLQAPAVESGQPLRIRLAAPTGKAAARLTESISQQVRQLSVDESVRDKIPSEVTTVHRLLGSRPGTRHFRHHAGNPLQLDVLVVDEASMIDLEMMANLLDALPPHARMVLLGDKDQLASVEAGAVLGDLCRDAEVGLYSPQTRAWLESVSGENLAASGLQEGDATRHALAQQVVMLRHSRRFGQGSGIGQLARLVNQQQAGKARELLAANSHSDLYLCRLDNQPDGSLERLVLDGHGLEGERPQGYRHYLDLLAVQRPAAGTDLSDPCWTVWAREVLQAFDEFQLLCAVRKGPWGVEGLNQRITAALFNAGLIDGEQWYEGRPVLMTRNDYGLGLMNGDIGIALRVPEREGDSRQVLRVAFARNDGSGGVRLILPSRLNDVETVYAMTVHKSQGSEFAHTALILPEALNPVLTKELIYTGITRARRWFSLIEPRPGVFEQAVQRKVKRLSGLMLAL comes from the coding sequence ATGAGCCGTACCCTTGCCCACCTGTTGCCGACGCCCTTGCAGGCCGATGGCTTGAGTCACCTGGCACCGCTGGCCCGCGTCGACGACTTGCTGAGCCTGCTCGACCGCTGGACCGAGCGGGGCTGGCTGCGTGCCCTGGACCGGGCTTTCGTGGCCTTTCTGGCCAGCCTTGACCCGTCGGCCGATCCGCGCGTGCTGCTGGCCGCCGCACTGACCAGCCACCAGCTGGGGCACGGGCATGTATGCCTGGACCTGTTCGAGACGCTTGATAAGCCGGACTTCGCCCTGTCACTGCCGCCGGAAGGTGATCTGCAGAGTAGCCCGATGCTGTTGCCCTCGCAGTTGCTGGGCGGGCTCGATGGCGCGGCCTGGTGCCAGGTGCTGGCCGACAGCCCGCTGGTGGCGGCGGCGCAGACCCCTGACCCCGAGCAGCAGCGTCGGCCGTTGGTCCTCGCCGAGCGGCGCCTGTACCTGCGCCGCTACTGGAATTACGAGCGGCGCATCGACGCGGTGCTGCACCGGCGCCTGGGGCAAGCGCAAGAGCCGCCAGCCGATCTGCGCCAGCGCCTGGATACGCTGTTCGGCCAGCCCGCCGAACAGATCGACTGGCAGAAGCTGGCCTGCGCCCTGGCCACCCGCCGCGCGTTCAGCATCATCACCGGCGGGCCAGGCACTGGCAAGACCACCACGGTGGTGCGCCTGCTGGCGTTGTTGCAGGCACCGGCCGTGGAAAGCGGCCAGCCGCTGCGTATTCGCCTCGCGGCACCCACCGGCAAGGCGGCAGCGCGGCTGACCGAGTCCATCAGCCAGCAAGTACGCCAGCTGAGCGTCGATGAATCCGTGCGCGACAAGATCCCCAGTGAGGTCACCACCGTGCATCGCCTGCTGGGCAGCCGTCCCGGCACCCGGCACTTCCGCCATCACGCGGGCAACCCGTTGCAACTGGATGTGCTGGTGGTCGACGAAGCCTCGATGATCGACCTGGAAATGATGGCCAACCTGCTCGATGCCTTGCCGCCCCATGCCCGCATGGTGCTGCTGGGCGACAAGGACCAGCTGGCTTCGGTGGAGGCCGGCGCCGTGCTGGGTGACCTGTGCCGCGACGCCGAGGTTGGCCTGTACAGCCCGCAGACCCGCGCCTGGCTGGAGTCGGTGAGCGGCGAAAACCTCGCTGCCAGCGGCCTGCAGGAAGGTGATGCCACCCGGCATGCGCTGGCCCAGCAGGTGGTGATGCTGCGGCACTCACGACGCTTCGGCCAGGGCAGTGGCATCGGCCAACTGGCCAGGTTGGTCAACCAGCAGCAGGCCGGCAAGGCCCGCGAGCTGCTGGCGGCCAACAGTCATTCCGACCTCTACCTGTGCCGCCTGGACAACCAGCCCGATGGCAGCCTGGAGCGCCTGGTGCTTGACGGGCACGGCCTGGAAGGCGAGCGCCCCCAGGGCTACCGCCACTACCTGGACTTGCTGGCGGTGCAGCGACCGGCAGCGGGCACCGATCTCTCTGACCCCTGCTGGACGGTCTGGGCCCGTGAGGTGCTGCAGGCATTCGACGAATTCCAGCTGCTCTGCGCGGTGCGCAAAGGGCCTTGGGGTGTCGAGGGGCTCAACCAGCGCATCACGGCGGCGTTGTTCAATGCCGGGCTGATCGATGGCGAACAGTGGTATGAGGGGCGGCCTGTACTGATGACCCGCAACGATTACGGCCTGGGTCTGATGAACGGCGACATCGGCATCGCCCTGCGCGTTCCGGAACGAGAAGGCGACAGCCGCCAGGTGCTGCGCGTGGCCTTCGCGCGTAACGATGGCAGCGGTGGGGTGCGGCTGATTCTGCCCAGCCGGCTCAATGATGTCGAAACCGTCTACGCCATGACGGTGCACAAATCCCAAGGCTCGGAGTTCGCGCACACCGCGTTGATCTTGCCCGAAGCCTTGAATCCGGTGCTGACCAAAGAGCTGATCTACACCGGCATCACCCGGGCGCGGCGCTGGTTCAGCCTTATCGAACCCCGCCCGGGTGTGTTCGAGCAGGCGGTACAGCGCAAGGTCAAGCGCCTGTCGGGATTGATGCTGGCGCTCTAG
- a CDS encoding MFS transporter, protein MTTSPVAGRMPRSKLYKLVIASSIGNALEWFDLIVYGFFAMTISKLFFPTSDETVSLLLALGTFAVSYLIRPLGAIVLGSYADRVGRKAAMLVSIWLMMLGTFLIAIMPTYASIGLLAPIGIFAARLIQGFSAGGEFGSATALLVEHAPERKGLISSFMFASQGISGLLASGFGLLLSSYLTVEQLESWGWRIPFLFGLLIGPIGLYIRRHIDEASEFQKSEPEHAPAGALLRDHKYRMLLAIGALVLSTSVSYVIIYMPTYAVKQLGLTASIGFAGTLLSGLVLTLLTPFIGHLSDVFGRTRIMFWAALIFIASIYPAFSWLAAHPTLGALLAVLFWMSVLKAVYFGGLPALMSELFPTQVRATGMALSYNIGTTVFGSFTPFFVAWLIGTSGNKLAPSFYLLATGLLSLITLLAIQRQLRQR, encoded by the coding sequence ATGACGACATCGCCTGTGGCCGGACGTATGCCCAGGAGCAAGCTGTACAAGCTGGTCATCGCCTCATCCATTGGCAATGCCCTGGAGTGGTTCGACCTGATCGTCTATGGCTTTTTCGCCATGACCATCTCCAAGCTGTTCTTTCCTACCAGTGACGAAACCGTATCGCTGCTGCTGGCGCTCGGTACCTTCGCCGTTTCCTATCTGATCCGTCCGCTGGGCGCCATCGTCCTTGGTTCCTACGCCGACCGCGTAGGACGCAAGGCGGCCATGCTGGTATCCATCTGGCTGATGATGCTGGGCACTTTCCTGATCGCGATCATGCCCACCTACGCCAGCATTGGTCTGCTGGCGCCGATCGGCATCTTCGCCGCCCGCCTGATCCAGGGTTTTTCCGCCGGTGGCGAGTTCGGCAGCGCCACGGCCCTGCTGGTGGAGCACGCCCCTGAGCGCAAGGGGCTGATCTCCAGCTTCATGTTCGCCAGCCAGGGCATCAGTGGCCTGCTGGCGTCGGGCTTCGGCCTGCTGCTCAGCAGTTACCTGACGGTCGAGCAGCTGGAGTCCTGGGGCTGGCGCATTCCCTTTCTGTTTGGCCTGCTGATCGGCCCGATCGGCCTGTATATCCGCCGCCATATCGACGAAGCCAGCGAGTTCCAGAAGAGCGAGCCCGAACACGCGCCGGCCGGTGCGCTGTTGCGCGATCACAAGTACCGCATGCTGCTGGCCATCGGTGCCCTGGTGCTGTCGACCTCGGTGAGCTACGTGATCATCTACATGCCCACTTACGCGGTGAAACAGCTCGGCCTGACCGCCTCCATCGGTTTTGCCGGCACGCTGCTCAGTGGCCTGGTGCTGACCCTGCTCACGCCCTTCATCGGTCACCTGTCCGATGTGTTCGGCCGCACCCGCATCATGTTCTGGGCGGCGCTGATCTTCATCGCCAGCATCTATCCGGCGTTCTCCTGGCTCGCTGCGCACCCGACCCTCGGTGCCTTGCTGGCCGTGCTGTTCTGGATGAGCGTGCTCAAGGCCGTGTATTTCGGCGGCCTGCCAGCGCTGATGTCCGAACTCTTCCCCACCCAGGTCCGCGCCACGGGCATGGCCTTGAGCTACAACATCGGCACCACGGTCTTCGGCAGCTTCACGCCGTTCTTCGTGGCCTGGCTGATCGGCACCAGCGGCAACAAGCTGGCACCAAGTTTCTATCTGCTGGCTACCGGCCTGCTCAGCCTGATCACCCTCCTGGCCATTCAGCGACAGCTTCGCCAGCGCTGA
- a CDS encoding LysR family transcriptional regulator encodes MHDLPLRYFHSVARTGSLSAAAEELHVAVSAVSRQIANLEDSLGLQLFERKPRGMQLTEPGELLLAYANRNQLEVKNVIAEMRGLNTLQQQKITLACPEGMAWEFLPRVCAQFRGFHPGASFDLQVVDAARASHLVKEGMVDIALTFSLTPTLGVEISLSCNSPVTALMPASHPLARQPSLTVRQLSAYPLALPHAGSTIRYLFDIACNLHGLTILPAYASHSLGAIYHAVRHSSDVIALCGAATVSGTAHRDDLVLVPMSDPQLRQRSLQVQIMAGRKLPVLVRYFLSYLEEQLLTVSKPGN; translated from the coding sequence ATGCACGATTTGCCTCTGCGTTATTTCCACAGCGTGGCGCGTACCGGTTCGCTGTCGGCGGCGGCCGAAGAACTTCACGTCGCGGTCTCGGCAGTGAGCCGGCAGATCGCCAACCTGGAAGACAGCCTCGGCTTGCAGCTGTTCGAACGCAAACCGCGCGGCATGCAGCTCACCGAGCCCGGCGAATTGCTGCTGGCCTACGCCAACCGCAACCAGTTGGAAGTGAAGAACGTCATCGCCGAAATGCGCGGCCTCAATACCCTGCAGCAGCAGAAGATCACCCTGGCCTGCCCGGAAGGCATGGCCTGGGAGTTCCTGCCCAGGGTCTGCGCGCAGTTTCGCGGCTTTCATCCAGGCGCCAGCTTCGACCTACAGGTGGTGGATGCGGCCCGGGCTTCGCATCTGGTCAAGGAGGGCATGGTGGACATCGCCCTGACCTTCAGCCTGACCCCGACCCTGGGCGTGGAAATCTCGCTGAGCTGCAACTCGCCGGTTACTGCGCTGATGCCCGCCAGCCACCCGCTGGCGCGCCAGCCGTCGCTGACGGTACGGCAACTGAGCGCCTACCCGCTGGCCCTGCCCCATGCCGGCTCGACCATCCGTTACCTGTTCGATATCGCCTGCAACCTGCACGGCCTGACCATTCTTCCGGCCTACGCCAGCCATTCGCTGGGCGCCATCTACCATGCGGTGCGCCACTCCAGCGACGTGATCGCCCTGTGCGGCGCGGCCACGGTCAGCGGCACCGCACACCGCGACGACCTGGTACTGGTACCGATGAGCGACCCGCAACTGCGGCAACGCAGCCTGCAGGTGCAGATCATGGCCGGGCGCAAGCTGCCGGTGCTGGTGCGCTACTTCCTGAGCTACCTCGAAGAACAGCTGCTGACGGTGAGCAAACCGGGCAACTGA
- the recB gene encoding exodeoxyribonuclease V subunit beta — MNTSAASRPLALRFPLRGSQLIEASAGTGKTFTISALYLRLVLGHGDESSGFGRELLPPQILVVTFTDAATKELRDRIRTRLAEAARFFRDEIAAPDALIAELRDDFAPEQWAACASRLDIAAQWMDEAAVSTIHSWCQRMLREHAFDSGSLFTQSLETDHSELLGEVLRDYWRRFCYPMSGASLAWVRENWGGPDALLRRVRGLFGRELKPLEQDPAQLIDEALERRQAALQALKAPWVDWVPQLFELFQAAVAAKQVNGNKIRENYYRSWLEKLATWAADPAQEQLELGSGFTRLTPDGIADAWKAEPPVHPAFEAMRSLKDALDNLPSPDVELLQHAARWVGARFESEKRRRAEMGFDDMLLRLDSALTGAAGERLASLIREQFPVALIDEFQDTDPVQYRIFDSIYRLEDNDPQTGLFLIGDPKQAIYAFRGADIHTYLRARRATAGRWHTLDTNFRSSTAMVEAANQVFLHAETREQGRGAFLFREQGDNPVPFSPVLAQGRKERLEVQGQPLDALTVWHWAGDEPVSGAAYRQQLAAACASAIVALLSGGQQGTVGFVRPGEALRGVLPADIAILVRDGQEAQAIRAALAARNVRSVYLSDKDSVFAAQEAHDLLAWLKACVEPDAERVLRAALASITLALPLAELERLNHDELAWERRVMQFRGLRMLWRQQGVLPMLRRLLHDFGLPQTLMARSDGERVLTNLLHLSELLQQASGELDGEQALVRYLTEQLALGGQTGEEQILRLESDEQLVKVVTIHKSKGLEYPLVFLPFICSSKPVDGSRLPLQFHDDEGRLHFSLQATAELVERADDERLAEDLRLLYVALTRSVHACWLGVADLKRGASKLSQLHRSALGYLLGGGAPLRDSQELDEWLLALAAPSRAISVQALPQANDEPFTPVRVQSGPIKALSARRKAAEHWWIASYSALRLGDGMVAGSDSAPDTPLAQKLFDDDRPDPQAAREPVPGVSDIHRFPRGPNPGTFLHGLLEWAGREGFAEVAADPQRTPNGLLQTVAKRCERRGWSAWITPLGDWLVDLLGMPLPLGPQTPPVALCNLDQPNQYRVEMEFWFASHRVDVQRLDSLVRQHTHANAPRPAVQTAALNGMFKGFIDLTFEHDGRYYVADYKSNWLGADDSAYAPQAMETAILEHRYDLQYVLYLLALHRQLKARLADYDYDRHMGGALYLFLRGSRAPGQGVFHARPPRELIEDLDLLFQGRLPMPQRAGEPA; from the coding sequence ATGAATACCTCAGCGGCCTCTCGTCCCTTGGCACTGCGCTTTCCGCTGCGCGGCAGCCAGCTCATCGAAGCCAGCGCCGGCACTGGCAAGACCTTCACCATTTCCGCGCTCTACCTGCGCCTGGTGCTGGGACATGGCGATGAGTCCAGCGGCTTCGGTCGTGAACTGCTGCCGCCACAGATCCTCGTGGTGACCTTCACCGACGCCGCCACCAAGGAGCTGCGCGACCGTATTCGTACGCGCCTGGCGGAAGCGGCGCGCTTCTTCCGCGACGAAATCGCCGCTCCCGATGCGCTGATCGCCGAACTGCGCGATGACTTCGCGCCCGAGCAATGGGCCGCGTGCGCCAGTCGCCTGGACATCGCCGCGCAATGGATGGACGAAGCGGCGGTGTCGACCATCCACAGCTGGTGCCAGCGCATGCTGCGCGAACACGCCTTCGACAGCGGCAGCCTGTTCACCCAGAGCCTGGAAACCGACCACAGCGAACTGCTGGGAGAAGTGCTGCGCGATTACTGGCGACGCTTCTGCTACCCCATGAGCGGGGCATCCCTGGCGTGGGTACGGGAAAACTGGGGTGGGCCGGATGCACTGCTGCGACGCGTACGTGGCCTGTTCGGCCGCGAACTCAAACCGCTGGAACAGGATCCGGCGCAGTTGATCGACGAGGCACTGGAGCGCCGGCAGGCCGCCTTGCAGGCGCTCAAGGCGCCCTGGGTCGACTGGGTGCCGCAGCTGTTCGAGCTGTTCCAGGCGGCGGTGGCGGCCAAGCAGGTCAATGGCAACAAGATTCGCGAGAACTACTACCGGTCCTGGTTGGAAAAACTCGCGACCTGGGCGGCCGACCCCGCCCAGGAGCAGCTGGAACTGGGGAGCGGCTTCACCCGCCTGACTCCGGACGGCATCGCTGATGCCTGGAAGGCCGAGCCTCCGGTACACCCGGCCTTCGAGGCCATGCGAAGCCTCAAGGACGCGCTGGACAACCTGCCCAGCCCCGATGTCGAGTTGCTGCAGCATGCGGCGCGTTGGGTGGGCGCACGCTTCGAAAGCGAAAAGCGTCGCCGCGCCGAGATGGGCTTCGACGACATGCTGTTGCGCCTGGACAGCGCCCTGACCGGTGCCGCTGGCGAGCGCCTGGCCAGTCTGATTCGCGAGCAGTTTCCGGTCGCGCTGATCGACGAATTCCAGGACACCGACCCGGTCCAGTACCGTATCTTCGACAGCATCTATCGCCTGGAGGACAACGACCCGCAAACCGGCCTGTTCCTCATCGGCGACCCCAAGCAGGCGATCTACGCCTTCCGTGGCGCCGACATTCATACCTACCTGCGCGCCCGCCGCGCCACTGCTGGCCGCTGGCACACGCTGGATACCAACTTCCGCTCCAGTACGGCGATGGTCGAAGCCGCCAACCAAGTGTTCCTGCACGCCGAAACCCGAGAACAGGGCCGTGGTGCCTTTCTGTTTCGCGAGCAGGGCGACAACCCGGTGCCGTTCAGCCCGGTTTTGGCTCAGGGGCGCAAGGAGCGTCTGGAGGTGCAGGGCCAGCCACTCGACGCCTTGACGGTCTGGCACTGGGCGGGTGACGAACCGGTGTCCGGCGCCGCCTATCGCCAGCAACTGGCGGCGGCCTGTGCCAGTGCCATCGTCGCGTTGCTCAGCGGCGGCCAGCAGGGCACCGTAGGTTTTGTCCGCCCCGGCGAAGCACTGCGCGGTGTGCTGCCGGCCGACATCGCCATCCTCGTGCGCGACGGCCAGGAGGCCCAGGCCATCAGGGCTGCGCTGGCAGCGCGCAACGTCCGCAGCGTATACCTGTCGGACAAAGACTCGGTGTTCGCCGCCCAAGAGGCCCACGACCTGCTGGCCTGGCTCAAGGCCTGTGTCGAGCCGGACGCCGAGCGAGTGCTGCGCGCTGCGCTGGCGAGCATCACCCTGGCCTTGCCGCTGGCCGAGCTGGAACGCCTCAACCACGACGAACTGGCCTGGGAACGGCGTGTCATGCAGTTCCGTGGCCTGCGGATGCTGTGGCGCCAGCAGGGCGTGCTGCCGATGCTGCGCCGCCTGCTGCACGACTTCGGCCTGCCGCAGACGCTCATGGCCCGCAGCGACGGCGAACGCGTACTGACCAACCTGCTGCACCTGTCCGAGCTGTTGCAGCAGGCCTCTGGCGAGCTGGATGGCGAGCAGGCACTGGTGCGTTACCTGACCGAGCAACTGGCCTTGGGCGGGCAGACCGGCGAAGAGCAGATTTTGCGCCTGGAAAGCGACGAGCAACTGGTCAAGGTGGTCACCATCCACAAATCCAAGGGCCTGGAATACCCCTTGGTGTTCCTGCCGTTCATCTGTTCCAGCAAACCGGTGGACGGCAGCCGCTTGCCGTTGCAATTCCACGACGATGAAGGCCGGCTGCACTTCAGCCTGCAAGCCACCGCAGAACTGGTCGAGCGTGCCGACGACGAGCGTCTGGCCGAAGACCTGCGGCTGCTCTACGTGGCCCTGACCCGTTCGGTGCATGCCTGCTGGCTGGGGGTGGCTGACCTCAAGCGCGGCGCGAGCAAGCTCTCGCAGTTGCACCGCTCGGCGCTGGGCTACCTGCTCGGCGGCGGAGCGCCGCTGCGTGACAGCCAGGAACTCGACGAGTGGCTGCTGGCCCTGGCCGCGCCCAGCCGTGCGATTTCAGTGCAGGCACTGCCCCAGGCCAACGACGAGCCCTTCACGCCCGTGCGCGTGCAGAGCGGGCCGATCAAGGCGCTCAGTGCGCGGCGCAAGGCGGCGGAGCACTGGTGGATCGCTTCCTACAGTGCCTTGCGCCTGGGCGATGGCATGGTCGCCGGCAGTGACAGCGCACCGGACACGCCGCTGGCGCAAAAGCTCTTCGATGACGACCGCCCCGACCCTCAGGCCGCCCGCGAGCCGGTGCCCGGCGTCAGCGACATCCACCGCTTTCCTCGCGGTCCCAACCCCGGCACCTTCCTGCACGGCCTGTTGGAGTGGGCGGGCAGAGAAGGCTTCGCCGAGGTGGCGGCGGACCCGCAGCGAACCCCTAACGGCCTGCTCCAGACCGTGGCCAAGCGCTGTGAGCGACGCGGCTGGAGCGCCTGGATCACGCCGCTGGGCGACTGGCTGGTGGACCTGCTGGGCATGCCCCTGCCGCTGGGGCCGCAGACACCACCGGTGGCCTTGTGCAACCTCGACCAGCCCAACCAGTACCGGGTGGAAATGGAGTTCTGGTTCGCCAGCCACCGCGTCGACGTACAGCGCCTGGATAGCCTGGTGCGCCAGCACACCCACGCCAATGCACCACGCCCGGCTGTGCAGACGGCCGCCCTCAACGGCATGTTCAAGGGCTTCATCGACCTGACCTTCGAGCATGACGGCCGCTATTACGTGGCCGACTACAAATCCAACTGGCTGGGTGCGGACGACAGCGCCTATGCGCCGCAGGCCATGGAAACGGCGATCCTCGAACACCGCTACGACCTGCAGTACGTGCTTTACCTGCTGGCCTTGCATCGCCAGCTCAAGGCGCGCCTGGCCGACTACGACTACGACCGCCACATGGGCGGCGCGCTGTACCTGTTCCTGCGTGGCAGCCGTGCGCCGGGGCAGGGCGTGTTCCATGCCCGGCCGCCGCGTGAACTGATCGAAGACCTTGACCTGTTGTTCCAGGGCCGCTTGCCGATGCCGCAGCGCGCAGGAGAACCCGCATGA